A region from the Gossypium hirsutum isolate 1008001.06 chromosome A08, Gossypium_hirsutum_v2.1, whole genome shotgun sequence genome encodes:
- the LOC121203294 gene encoding receptor-like protein 7 — protein MGSLCLVLVILQLSWSLSSTVAPPSSHLCLPHQRDALLHFKTTISVDCFRDSYPKIDIESWNKSIDCCSWEGVECDNVTGHVIGIDLSHSCLVGSLFANNSLSQLHNLQWLDLSSNNLEGFLLENTSSLFHFHGLRRLNLADNAFDGAISTELFIQLVSLTHLNLSSNGFYGLIPHNINLLSSLVSLDLSSYGLDLRFDSQGFDMLARNLTKLRNLVLDTVDMSDVALTPFLNLSSSLEHLSLSGCKLHGEFPTQVFQLPNLKVLYLSENESLTGFLPNTSWSSGLELLDPSNCGFRGSIPASFGNLTQIISVDLSGNSLEGQIPDVFGNLRKLTFLSFSSCSLSGPLPITIFNLTKITRLDLSSNHLEGPLPNHVSELQLLEELGLSNNSISGVVPSWLFTLPSLPRLDLSYNKLVGPIDRIQKPSSIQEVHLRYNNIGGPIPDSFFDLVNLTWLDLSSNNLSAYNVNFSGCSVRQFPSFFRTSNLESLDLSNNRISGGISKWEAEGWEGLQWLDLSHNFLTALEQFPGNNLGKLNLHSNLLQGPILSTCLNPQIPILKELEEFIISENKLTGNVPSSICNVSSLALLDLSENSLSGTIPDCLENLSYL, from the exons aTGGGAAGCCTTTGCCTGGTTTTGGTGATCTTGCAACTTTCATGGAGTTTGTCTTCCACTGTTGCTCCTCCATCCTCTCATTTATGTCTCCCACATCAGAGAGATGCTTTGCTCCATTTTAAAACCACCATTTCTGTTGATTGTTTTCGAGATTCTTACCCCAAGATAGACATAGAGTCATGGAACAAAAGCATTGATTGTTGTTCATGGGAGGGAGTGGAATGCGACAACGTGACTGGGCATGTAATCGGTATCGATCTTAGTCACAGTTGCCTTGTTGGTTCTCTCTTCGCAAACAACAGCCTTTCTCAACTTCACAACCTCCAATGGCTTGACTTGAGCTCCAACAACCTCGAAGGCTTTCTTCTTGAGAACACTAGCAGCTTGTTTCACTTTCATGGACTCCGACGACTCAACCTTGCTGACAACGCTTTCGATGGTGCTATCTCAACAGAGTTATTTATCCAGTTGGTGAGTTTAACTCATCTTAATCTCTCTTCTAATGGCTTCTATGGTTTGATCCCGCATAATATCAATCTCCTATCAAGTTTGGTTTCACTTGATCTTTCCTCTTACGGTTTGGACTTAAGATTTGATAGCCAAGGTTTTGACATGCTTGCAAGAAACTTGACCAAATTAAGAAACCTTGTGCTTGACACTGTAGATATGTCTGACGTTGCACTTACTCCCTTTCTAAACTTGTCTTCATCACTTGAACATTTGAGTCTCAGTGGGTGTAAATTACATGGGGAATTCCCAACTCAAGTTTTTCAGCTTCCAAACCTCAAAGTTTTATATTTAAGTGAGAATGAAAGTCTCACAGGTTTTCTCCCTAACACAAGCTGGAGTAGTGGTCTTGAGTTGTTGGACCCTTCCAATTGTGGTTTTAGGGGGTCAATTCCAGCATCATTTGGAAATCTCACTCAAATCATTTCCGTTGATTTATCAGGAAATTCGCTTGAAGGACAGATTCCAGATGTTTTTGGAAACCTTagaaaattaacttttttaagcTTTTCTTCATGCAGTTTGAGTGGTCCACTTCCAATAACTATCTTCAACCTCACAAAAATTACCCGTTTGGATTTGTCATCCAATCACCTGGAAGGTCCCTTGCCAAATCATGTTAGTGAGCTTCAATTGCTAGAGGAACTTGGGTTATCTAATAACTCTATAAGTGGTGTAGTACCATCTTGGCTGTTTACTCTGCCATCCCTTCCACGTTTGGACCTCAGTTATAACAAACTAGTTGGTCCGATTGATCGAATTCAGAAGCCTAGTTCCATCCAAGAGGTTCATTTGAGGTATAATAACATTGGTGGTCCAATACCCGATTCCTTTTTTGATCTTGTGAACCTTACTTGGCTTGATTTGTCATCAAACAACTTGAGTG CTTACAATGTGAACTTCTCTGGTTGTAGCGTAAGGCAGTTCCCGAGTTTCTTTCGAACATCGAACTTGGAAAGTTTAGATCTTTCCAATAACAGGATTTCTGGTGGAATTTCCAAATGGGAAGCTGAAGGGTGGGAAGGATTGCAATGGTTGGACCTTTCTCATAACTTTTTGACTGCTTTGGAGCAATTTCCGGGAAACAATTTGGGAAAACTCAACCTTCATTCCAACTTGCTTCAAGGACCAATTCTCTCAACTTGCTTGAATCCTCAAATTCCAATTTTAAAGGAGTTGGAAGAGTTCATCATTTCAGAGAATAAATTGACAGGAAACGTCCCTTCTTCTATTTGCAATGTGAGTTCACTTGCTCTTCTGGACTTGTCCGAAAACAGCTTGAGTGGAACTATTCCTGATTGTCTTGAAAATTTAAGCTATCTCTAG
- the LOC107926174 gene encoding receptor-like protein 9DC3: protein MSVVFMIPVNVTTKGLEMGLTKTLDIFVSMDLSNNQFSGEILEDVGRLISLQMLNFSHNNFTGPIPASFGNLVALESLDLSSNKFSGGIPSQMTNLTFLAVLNLSNNKLVGPIPHGNQFDTFDNDSYSGNLGLCGLPLSKQCVNHRGPDPPSPLVVEHEGSKIPFFWQVVMMGYGSGVVIGLSLGYIVFTTGRPWWFVRKVDRDWQYNFTKWVQRNKVGRN, encoded by the coding sequence ATGTCAGTTGTATTTATGATTCCTGTGAATGTAACAACAAAAGGATTGGAGATGGGATTGACAAAGACCTTGGACATTTTCGTATCTATGGACTTGTCAAACAACCAATTCTCTGGAGAAATTCTTGAGGATGTTGGGCGACTTATTTCCCTGCAAATGCTCAATTTCTCTCACAACAATTTCACTGGTCCTATCCCAGCATCATTTGGAAATTTGGTAGCACTTGAATCATTGGATCTTTCATCAAACAAGTTTAGTGGCGGGATTCCTTCTCAAATGACGAATCTAACATTTCTTGCAGTATTGAATCTTTCAAACAACAAACTTGTTGGACCAATTCCTCACGGGAATCAATTCGATACATTTGATAATGATTCCTACAGCGGTAACTTGGGATTGTGTGGATTACCATTATCCAAGCAATGCGTCAACCATCGGGGGCCCGACCCGCCTTCACCATTGGTGGTGGAACATGAAGGTTCTAAGATACCCTTCTTTTGGCAAGTTGTAATGATGGGGTACGGAAGTGGAGTAGTGATAGGACTGAGCCTGGGTTACATTGTATTCACAACTGGAAGACCATGGTGGTTTGTTAGAAAGGTGGACAGAGACTGGCAATACAATTTCACGAAGTGGGTACAAAGAAACAAAGTAGGAAGAAACTAG
- the LOC107926310 gene encoding probable histone H2A.1, protein MTGRGKTLGSGASKKATSRSSKAGLQFPVGRIARFLKAGKYAERVGAGAPVYLAAVLEYLAAEVLELAGNAARDNKKTRIVPRHIQLAVRNDEELSKLLGDVTIANGGVMPNIHNLLLPKKTGTSKTSGADDD, encoded by the exons ATGACGGGTCGGGGTAAGACTCTCGGATCCGGAGCCTCGAAGAAGGCAACATCAAGGAGTAGCAAGGCTGGGCTTCAGTTTCCGGTGGGTCGTATTGCTCGGTTCCTTAAAGCTGGGAAATATGCTGAGCGGGTCGGAGCTGGAGCTCCGGTTTACCTCGCCGCCGTTCTTGAATATCTTGCCGCTGAG GTTCTTGAACTAGCAGGGAATGCAGCCAGGGACAACAAGAAAACCCGAATCGTGCCACGTCACATCCAACTTGCCGTAAGGAACGACGAAGAGCTGAGCAAGCTGCTCGGCGATGTGACGATCGCCAATGGTGGTGTGATGCCTAACATCCACAACCTCCTCCTCCCCAAGAAAACCGGAACCTCCAAAACTTCCGGTGCCGATGATGATTAA